The DNA segment AATTACTGAAGAGGATTTAGCAAAAAAAAGTTGGACTTTAGCTGATGATACCATCAATCGATTGTTAGCTAAACTTGCATCCTATCAACCCCGTGTTATTGCTCTCAATCTTTACCGACCAGAACAGAAAAATCTAGGGATGGGGCTGGAAAATCCCACCAATATTATCAGCGCCTGCTTATCAAGCAGTATGGGTCGGTCAGAAATACCACCCCCGCCAAATTTCCCGCCGGAGAATATCGGCTATAACGATGTAATTTCTGATATTGAGTCAGACCAAGTTGTCCGCCGTGCTTTGGTGTTTTCTGAAGCCAATGATAGTAAATGTGCGACACAATTCTCCATAGCAGCTTTAGCCGCAATTACTTACCTAGAGCAAACAGGTATTCACGTAGATTTTAAAAAACATCAATTTTATCTTGATAAAACCATCTTTCCCATCCTGACACCTAATTCTGGTAGTTACAAAGGTGTGGATGCTAAAGGTTATCAAATATTACTCAATTATCGTCATCCTGATCATTTAGCTCAAACATTCACCCTGACAGAAGTTTTAAACAACCAAGTTAACCCTAACTTGGTCAAAGACCGTTTGGTAATTATTGGCACGACTGCATCTAGTATTCATCCAGGTTTATATACACCTTATAGTGCAGCAAAAGGGCAACCAACCAGAACCCCATCAGTTTTTATACATACACAGATCACTAGCCAGCTACTCAGTGCGGTATTGGATAGGCGACCTCTGATGTGGTACTGGCCTGACTGGGCTGAACTGCTTTGGCTGTGGGCTTGGTCATTAGTGGGTGGCATTTTGGCATGGCGGCTAAAGCATCCTTTACTAGTCGTCCTAGTTGTGGGTATAGCCTTAACGGGTTTGGTAGTAATTTGCGCTGGTTTATTTCTGCAAGCTGGGTGGATACCTTTAATTCCACCAGCTTTAACTTTAGTTATGAGTGGGGTGAGTGTGATGACTTATAGGACTTACCGCACTCAACAACAAACTAAGGTAATCATGTTGCAAGTGGAGAAACAACAAGAGGTAATTGAGCAGTTAAATATTCTCTTGAACGAAGCGACAGCAATAGCAGATACTACAGCGTTCTATGACCAATACCCTTACCATGATTCTGCTGTGATCACACCCAGAAAAAATGCTGATGATTTGTTATTGGGTGGTCGTTATTCGATCTCCAGTGTACTTGGTGCTGGTGGATTTGGTCGCACATATCTAGCACAAGATACTCAAAGACCAGGGAATCCTACTTGTGTGGTCAAAAAGTTAATGCCAGCACGCAAGGATACAAAGTTTTTGCAAGTGGCGCGGCGTTTGTTCATTACAGAAGCAGAAATTTTAGAATCTTTGGGTCAGCATCAGCAAATTCCGGCACTGCTGGCTTATTTTGAAGTGAATGAAGAATTTTACTTAGTAGAACAGTATATTGCTGGGCATACTTTGCATGAGGAATTACCACCTGTCGCAGGTTTACAGAGTGAAGCTTTTGTTGTAGAAATGCTCAAAGGAGTTTTAGAGGTTTTGGCATTTGTACATGAACATCGGGTAATTCATCGAGATGTCAAACCAACTAATATTATTAGGTCGGCGGAAGATAATCGCTTAGTTTTAATTGATTTTGGTGCAGTCAAGTTGATGCAGCCGCCAACTGATCAAACAACAGAATTAGCTACAGTCGCTATTGGAACGCGTGGCTATGCACCACCAGAACAATTTGCAGGACATCCTCGTTTGGCTAGTGATATTTACGCTGTGGGGATGATGGGGATTCAAGCACTCACGGGAATACCACCCCAAGAACTCCCACCAGACCCGGAAACGGGAAATGTGATGTGGCGCAGTCATGCCACAGTTAGCGAAGAACTAGCACTAATTTTAGATAAGATGGTGCGTTATCATTTTAGCGATCGCTACCAATCTGCTACTACTGTCTTACAAGATTTAAACCGCCTTTCTAGCTTGATACAGACATCATCCATTTCCTAAAGTGTAGACTAGTCTAGGCAAGATCAATGTGAATTTGGCATGACTCAGGGGCAAGAAACAGCGATGGGCTACGCCCCGCCTTTGGCGATCGCTGGTATATATGAAGTATGTATAGGCGTTCCCGATCCCATTTTTGCGATTCAATATTGGGAGCAATTTGGCTATCGGATTGGTCAAGTTGGTGAATTACCCCAGGCCTTGGCCTATCAATTGTATGGGGTAAACTCTGGTTTGCGATCGATTCGCCTGTATCACCAAAATGCAGATCATGGTTTGATTCGGTTGATGGTTTGGCAAAGCCCCACAAATCCAGGTTTGGGTTTATCTTCCATGAAAATTAAGGGTAATCGTTGGGCTACTAGCTTAACTGCTGATATATTAACTGTCTTAAATCATGCAGAAGATGCAAAATCCTCCGGTTGGGCTGTGAGATATAGTTACCCTTATTGGGAAGTAATTTATAACAAAGAGAGAAAAAGTCGTCCTTTTGTTGATCAAGCCGTGGGAGTAAGAGAAATGCTACTCTTGCAACCCTTGACTCGTCAGGTATTGTTCCAACGATTTGGCTATACTCTGCCCCATTACGGAGAAATTAACCAAGCTAGCACATTTAAGTCTAGCCAGTTTACCCATATCGGAATTATTGTTCAGGATGACAGCAAGGAAAGCCTGAAATTTTATGAAGAGGTTTTGGGTTTGTTGCGTGTGCGTGATGATGTAGAAACTAGTTATGAATCTTCACCAGCCGGTCGGGATTTATTTGACCTGAAACCAGGGGAGAAGTTTATTGTCACTACCTTTGATGACCCCCGTTCTTCTCAGTCTGACTTGATGGCCGCACGTAGTGGCAGACTTTATGTTATTCGCTTTCCCGAAGCCATGAATTTAGAGTCACGCTTTGAAGCCGCCCAGCCTGGTAGCTTGGGAATGTCTCTTTACACTTACCGCGTGCGAGGATTGGCAACATATAGCGATCGCATCAAGTCCAGTCATGTACAAAAGTTTACCAGCATTATTGAAAATGAATTTCGAGAGAAAAGTTTCTCTTTCATTGCACCAGATGGTTACTTTTGGAATTTACTGGAGTAGAAAAGGCATAAAAAAAGCGGGCTAACCGCTATGATGTGGTTAACCCGTGCAGCTTTGGGAACGCGCAGAGAAATTGTTATTGCAATACCAACTTCACATTGGCGTTTTGTAAACCGCGCTGTTTTACTTCAGCCAAGGTTTTGTTAACAGCATATTTTTGGTTGATGGAGTTGATCAACTCGGTTTGGTTGTGCTTTTTAGCAACGCCCCACAGGTCAGCGATTAGGTCAAAAGAACCATCGCTGTTGCGAGACCAACCTAGATCATATTCGCCGTCCAAAACTGCAACGATGTCGGAGCGAAGGCGCTGACCATTGTAACCACGAACATCAGCTTCAGTCTTTACGCTGATGCCCAGGTCGCGCAAGGAAGCTTTGAGGATTTCGGCATCGGTGATTTTGGTGCGGAGAGTGCTAAAGTGAGACATTTGGGTTTCCTCCAATGAGAAGATTGAGAAAAAGGACAACGTTTGTTTTCAGGGAAGCCGCGCATAATGTGGGAGCGGCTTTTTTCTCGTAACTGCTAGCTTTTGTTGGCTAGCCTTTCCCCCTGGGTTAGCAGGGAAAGCTTTTAAAACTCCATGCGCTGGTATTCAGCGACGGAGGCTGCGGCGGGTCTTGCCCTCTGTCTAGCCCAGTCTCTTAGGGCTGTTACCTGTTCTTGCATCGTGCGAGACAGTGGCAATGTAGCTTTAAGCGCAGCAATAATATCTAATTGGGTGAACTCGCGGTCTTGGGCAAAGGCTTCGTACATTGCCGCAACTAACGCTTGTTCAATTTCTGCCCCGGAAAATCCATCAGACATCTTGGCGAGTTGCTCCAAATCAAACCGGGTGATGTCTTCACGGCGTTTACTCAGGTGGATCTTGAATATATCACTCCTTTCTTCAGGTGTGGGCAGATCCACAAAGAAAATTTCATCAAAACGACCTTTCCTCAAAAATTCCCCAGGTAAGCGTTCTACTCGGTTGGCTGTCGCCATAACAAACACTGGAGATTTTTTCTCCTGCATCCATGTGAGGAAAGAACCAAATATTCGGCTGGATGTACCACCATCGGAATCACCAGAACCTCCACTACCAGCAAAGGATTTATCCAGTTCATCGATGAAGAGAATGGCTGGTGAGATAGATTCTGCTGTTTTCAGGGCGTTACGCAGATTAGCTTCACTTCGCCCCACCATTGAGCCGTCGTAAACTCGCCCCATATCCAAACGCAACAGTGGTAAACCCCACAGGCGGGATGTTGTTTTGGCGATTAACGACTTACCGCAACCAGGAACCCCTAAAATTAGCATCCCTTTCGGTTGGGGTAAGCCATACTCTCTAGCTCTTTCTGTGAACGCATTCGAGCGTTGTTTGAGCCATTTTTTTAATTCTTCTAAGCCACCTACAGCGTCAATGGTTTCATCTTCTTCGATGTATTCTAAGATGCCATTACGCCGAATTAGTTGCTTTTTCTCAGATAGAACTATATCTACTTCTTCTTCGGTCAAGCGCCCTGTAGTTACTTGCGCTTTGCGATATACCTTCTCAGCTTCATCTTTGGTTAAGCCCAAAGCTGCTCTGAGGAGTTTTTCCCGCGCTTCTGTGGTCAAGCGTCTGCCACGGCTCTGGTCTAGGTGGTGAGTTAAAACTTTGTTTAACTCAGACATATCTGGTAGTTGGAAATCTAGAACGACTACTTCTTTTTCCAGTTCTATGGGTACTTGCTGCATCGGCGACATCAAAATGATGTTCTTTTGCATACCCTTGAAGCTGGCGATCGCATCTCGTAATGATCTTGTAGTCGCGGGAGCATCAATAAATGGATGTAAATCTTTAAGAATAAATATACCAGGTTCTTTCTGCCGGATGATCCAGTCTATTGCTGCCTCTGGCGAAACAGTATTATGTTGACCGACATTCCGGGGCTGACCATACTCCACGATGCCATGAGTTACTGTCCAAACAAAAACTCGGCGTTGGGGCCTTAACACTTGGGCGATTGTGGAAATTGCCTGCTCTGCCCGCTCTTCCTCGGAGGTCACAAGGTAGATTAGTGGGTATTGAGCTTGAATGAGAATGTTGAGCTCTTCTTTCATAAATCGACCTTCTTGAGACCCTAGTACAGTAAAGACATCGTTTTGTTGGTGACAACAACAGAATTATGACTTCCTTATCTAATTCCTATCTAGCAAGGAACCAATTCTTCCTCACCCTTGGGATGGGTTTCTGCTTCAGCCATTTCATCAATGGGAAGATGGTCTTGACCAATTAGTCCTGGTTGGTTTCCTAAAGCCACCAGTTCCCCATCACGTAATACTACTGAACTTTCACAATTAGGACATGAATAAACTTTGTGAGTTCGTCCGTAAGCAGCCGCCTCCAATTCGTCAACTAAATCAGAGTTAGTTAGGTAGAAATCAAGGGCGCGTTCAGCAAGTTCAGACATCGGTTCGGAATCAATGGCCGAACGAATCTTCAGCTTTTTGTGCAGTTCTGGCGATAGATATAACGTAACCTTTTGCTTAGTTTGCATATAACTTTTCGATGGCCTTACCCGGGTATGTATATAACGGTATCGACTACCGTCTTAGTTGTCAAGACAGTAAAACGCTTTGACGGCTATTTTGTTACTTTTGTTTACATTTGATCTTGGTTTGTTACAAAGATCATGACTAATCTAAGTGATTTAAAAGACTAAACTATTAATTAGCTCTAAGTAGAGACAAATGACTAAAATGATCTCGCAAATCATATATATACAGATAATTCCACTTTTTAAGAAATGTGGAATTATGTCTACATTGACAGTAAAAACTCTGGAATTTATAAAATTTTTTTATACTAAATCTACTTGTATTGGTACAGTGATCGCTTTGTTGTTGATTTTGTACGGTTGTTCTGCCCCGGTTTTCAACGTTACAGATATCACATGGAGAACTTACAAAAATGTCCGCTATGGCTTTGAGTTTCCCTATCCCAGTAACTGGAATGCTTTAGCAACACCAACAAACGCCGATGGAGTTGTTTTCGTATCACCCAAAAGCAACTCAGTAGAAATTCGAGCTTGGGCGAGTAATCAACTCATAGAATCTCCAACCTCAGAGAAATATAACTTTCAAACAACTCAAGGGTTAACTGGAATATTAGGGATAGAAGCGAGTAATTCTGTCAGTTCGATGACGCTAACGCTGACGCAACACAAAGTTAAGTATAACTGGCAAGGACAAAGCCCCAGTCAAGAATTTCCCAATTACTATCCCCTATTTTATTACATAGCCCAGCAGTATCGGATTTCTCGGTAAAGGGGATTGGGGACTGGGGACTGGGGACTGGGGATTGGGGATTGGGGATAAGGGGTAATGGGGATTTTGGGTTTTCAGATAATTAAAGGCGGAAGTTCATAATTGTGCCAGTGACGCTGATACCATTCGGCAACTAAAGGACGGACGATAAATTTCGGTTGCTCATCGCCTGTCACATCAATACGCAAACAGGAATAGGGACGGTGTTTTTGCGAACCTTGACCATTGCGACCAACGAAGAGATGCGATCGCGCCATCAATTTACCATCTTCTATTAAATCTGGGCCTTCTTGGCGCTGACGGCGTAGGCTATAGCCACTCCCACCGCAGACAAGCCAGTGTACATTCGCATCACCATGTCCGGTATCGAAGGTTTGCAGATATTCTAAACAGTGAGCATGACCGTTCAATACTAAATTTACTAGGGGACGACCTTGATTGATGTCACCTATTTCTTGCGCCACTGCATCCAATACGTCACGTAGGCGGCTGCGAATCGCCAGAGTCTGAGATTGTAGCCATTTGGTCGCCTCAGTGACATAGGGAGGATGATGGAAATAAATTACCCTTCCCCGCACTGCTGGATTATTCCACGATGCAATTAATTTCTGCTTGAGCCAGTCTAGTTGTTCGGTGTCAGTCTGCGCTGGTTGGGAATCAGTGGTTAATTGCTTATCGATATCAACAATAATTTCCTCAATTTGAGACACATTTGAGTGCAAATCATCTAAACGTTCCGCTTCGCTGGGGTTATCTGGGTTTAATTTGGCGGAAGTTTCAATCATCTGCATCTTCTCTCGCTCTAACTCGTCCCGGCGCTTGGTTAAAGTTGCGCGATCGCTCTCGCCTTGTCTGGTTGCGGGTAAAGGCTCTGGATCGTTAAATGTATTGGAATCTAAAGCAAAAAAATCTATCCCACTGTAGCGAAAAGTGTAATAACGATTGGGAAGGCGAGTAAAATTTCCTGGTTGATAAACCAAACAACGCCCTGTGTCGGTTTTGGCGGTGTAATGTTGATCTAAATGACGGGGTAAATCTCCTGGTAGTTGTAATCCTTTGAGATAATCGAGGAAGGCTTTGGCATAAGCTTCACCTGTACCCGAACCACGGAAACCAACATCAATATCTAAACGCGATCGCAATAAATAGCGAAGCGGCCAAGTAGAAACAGACAATAAACTTAATAAAACGGGTAACTCATAATAATCGTGATTCCCCGGTACAGGTAGAATCGGTAACTTAAACACCATCTTGTCGTAAGCAATCTGTCGGGGATTCTCTCCCCCAACAATTAACTCACGA comes from the Nostoc sp. PCC 7120 = FACHB-418 genome and includes:
- a CDS encoding CHASE2 domain-containing protein; translation: MIIGISNKLRAAFIKDKSYRDTAVNNNWWQIILVTSLGVTALVWGVRELKWLQSWELKAYDQMLRSRPAEPPDSRILLVTITEEDLAKKSWTLADDTINRLLAKLASYQPRVIALNLYRPEQKNLGMGLENPTNIISACLSSSMGRSEIPPPPNFPPENIGYNDVISDIESDQVVRRALVFSEANDSKCATQFSIAALAAITYLEQTGIHVDFKKHQFYLDKTIFPILTPNSGSYKGVDAKGYQILLNYRHPDHLAQTFTLTEVLNNQVNPNLVKDRLVIIGTTASSIHPGLYTPYSAAKGQPTRTPSVFIHTQITSQLLSAVLDRRPLMWYWPDWAELLWLWAWSLVGGILAWRLKHPLLVVLVVGIALTGLVVICAGLFLQAGWIPLIPPALTLVMSGVSVMTYRTYRTQQQTKVIMLQVEKQQEVIEQLNILLNEATAIADTTAFYDQYPYHDSAVITPRKNADDLLLGGRYSISSVLGAGGFGRTYLAQDTQRPGNPTCVVKKLMPARKDTKFLQVARRLFITEAEILESLGQHQQIPALLAYFEVNEEFYLVEQYIAGHTLHEELPPVAGLQSEAFVVEMLKGVLEVLAFVHEHRVIHRDVKPTNIIRSAEDNRLVLIDFGAVKLMQPPTDQTTELATVAIGTRGYAPPEQFAGHPRLASDIYAVGMMGIQALTGIPPQELPPDPETGNVMWRSHATVSEELALILDKMVRYHFSDRYQSATTVLQDLNRLSSLIQTSSIS
- a CDS encoding VOC family protein, coding for MTQGQETAMGYAPPLAIAGIYEVCIGVPDPIFAIQYWEQFGYRIGQVGELPQALAYQLYGVNSGLRSIRLYHQNADHGLIRLMVWQSPTNPGLGLSSMKIKGNRWATSLTADILTVLNHAEDAKSSGWAVRYSYPYWEVIYNKERKSRPFVDQAVGVREMLLLQPLTRQVLFQRFGYTLPHYGEINQASTFKSSQFTHIGIIVQDDSKESLKFYEEVLGLLRVRDDVETSYESSPAGRDLFDLKPGEKFIVTTFDDPRSSQSDLMAARSGRLYVIRFPEAMNLESRFEAAQPGSLGMSLYTYRVRGLATYSDRIKSSHVQKFTSIIENEFREKSFSFIAPDGYFWNLLE
- a CDS encoding DUF1257 domain-containing protein — protein: MSHFSTLRTKITDAEILKASLRDLGISVKTEADVRGYNGQRLRSDIVAVLDGEYDLGWSRNSDGSFDLIADLWGVAKKHNQTELINSINQKYAVNKTLAEVKQRGLQNANVKLVLQ
- a CDS encoding stress-responsive protein Ycf46, which encodes MKEELNILIQAQYPLIYLVTSEEERAEQAISTIAQVLRPQRRVFVWTVTHGIVEYGQPRNVGQHNTVSPEAAIDWIIRQKEPGIFILKDLHPFIDAPATTRSLRDAIASFKGMQKNIILMSPMQQVPIELEKEVVVLDFQLPDMSELNKVLTHHLDQSRGRRLTTEAREKLLRAALGLTKDEAEKVYRKAQVTTGRLTEEEVDIVLSEKKQLIRRNGILEYIEEDETIDAVGGLEELKKWLKQRSNAFTERAREYGLPQPKGMLILGVPGCGKSLIAKTTSRLWGLPLLRLDMGRVYDGSMVGRSEANLRNALKTAESISPAILFIDELDKSFAGSGGSGDSDGGTSSRIFGSFLTWMQEKKSPVFVMATANRVERLPGEFLRKGRFDEIFFVDLPTPEERSDIFKIHLSKRREDITRFDLEQLAKMSDGFSGAEIEQALVAAMYEAFAQDREFTQLDIIAALKATLPLSRTMQEQVTALRDWARQRARPAAASVAEYQRMEF
- a CDS encoding metallophosphoesterase family protein — its product is MKLVSDPAIPKKIRKMQQRVRWQDPLILARNIDQTRLEIEDGKTGDGEFSFLVVGDSGSGKHRGHNPQRQVAELMLPHHQECGFLLHTGDVIYLVGSSEYYKPNFIQPYRELIVGGENPRQIAYDKMVFKLPILPVPGNHDYYELPVLLSLLSVSTWPLRYLLRSRLDIDVGFRGSGTGEAYAKAFLDYLKGLQLPGDLPRHLDQHYTAKTDTGRCLVYQPGNFTRLPNRYYTFRYSGIDFFALDSNTFNDPEPLPATRQGESDRATLTKRRDELEREKMQMIETSAKLNPDNPSEAERLDDLHSNVSQIEEIIVDIDKQLTTDSQPAQTDTEQLDWLKQKLIASWNNPAVRGRVIYFHHPPYVTEATKWLQSQTLAIRSRLRDVLDAVAQEIGDINQGRPLVNLVLNGHAHCLEYLQTFDTGHGDANVHWLVCGGSGYSLRRQRQEGPDLIEDGKLMARSHLFVGRNGQGSQKHRPYSCLRIDVTGDEQPKFIVRPLVAEWYQRHWHNYELPPLII